GTGAGCGCGTCACGGGCCTGGTCGGTCAGCTCCATGGCGTTGACCTTGTACGTCACCGAGGCGTACGCGGTCGTGCCGTCCTCGCTGACGGCGTCCGCCTCGAACGGGTCGGCCACCGAGGCGACCTGCGGGCCGTCGCCGAGTGCCGTCACGAGGTCCTCGACCCGGTCCCTGCCCGCCGGGTCGGAGATCTTCCCGCCGTCGGGGGCGCGAATCACGACGCGCGCCGTGGCGCCCTCGGCGCTCGCGGCCGGGAAGCGCTCGTCGAGCAGGTCGAACGCCTTCTGGGACTCGGTACCGGGCATGGAGAAGGAGTCTTCGGGCGGGGCGGGCGCCGTGGACGCGGCGACGCCGGCGCCCACGAGTATGGCCACCCACAACAGGGCGACGAGGCCGCGACGCCGGAACGCGCGTCGGCCGAGTCGATAGAGGAACGTAGCCACCTGAGACCAATCCGTCGGGTTGCGGGCAGGACGAAACCCGGCACATGGGGACGCAGGGTGCTGACCGGGGTACCCCTTTATGCTCACCTGGGCATTTCGTCATTTGATCCGTCCCTGGGGCTGGACCGGTGTACTGCATCGGGTGTAGTGCACGACCGTGCTCCTCTCCCCCGGGTGTAGGCCACGGCAATGGATGTACGCCGCACCCGCTCCGCGGCGTCCGGGGCCGCCGCGCCGTGGGAGCCCGGGAGGCAGTCCGCTCACCCCGACGACTCGGTGACCCGGACGCCGTCGCTCTCACCGTCGGAGAGGAAGGACGCCAGGGCCTGTCCCTCCTCGGCGACGGTCGTGCGTTCGGCCCGGGAGAAGCGGCGCAGCGGGGTGACGGTCACCGTCCCCGCCTCGACGGTCCAGGTCGCGGCGACCCGCCCGTCGACCAGTGCCACGCGGGCTCCGGCGACCGACAGGCCGCGGTGGGCGTCGTCGACGATCCTGCCGCGGTCCTGGTAGCCGAGGAGGGCGTTGTCGAACGCCGGCAGGAACCGGACGGGGGCGGGGGTCGCGGGGTCCGGACGCGGTGCGTCGGGGAGGTCCAGGAGTTCCCGGCCCCGCTCGTCGCGGAAGGCGACCAGTTCCCCGCGCACCGCGGCGACCGCCGCGGGCAGTCCGGCGAGGCCGCACCAGGCGCGCAGATCCGCCGAGCCGGCGGGACCGAAGGCGGCCAGGTAGCGCCGTACCAGCGTCTGACCGACCGGGTCGGAGCCGGGCGGGGACGGCGGGTCGATGTCCCGGCCGAGCCAGGCGGACAGCGGCAGGTTGCGCACGCCCGCTCTCGTGCGCCAGAGCCCGCGCGGTGGCAGTTGGGCCATCGGGATGAGCGCGGCGACCAGCATCTCCCCCAGGGCACGTGGTGCCGGCCCCGGGCGGCCCCCGGCGACCGCCCGGGCCAGCTCGCTCATCGAGCGGGGCTCGCCGTCCGACATGACCGCCCGGCCCGCCGCGGCGAGCTCGTCGAGGTCCACGCCTTCGAGTTCGCGGCGGTAGGTACCGAGGACCCGTCCGCGCAGCATGGCGTCGTGGCGCGACCGCCAGGCGAGGACGTCGTCGGCGGTGACGAGATGGACGGTGCGGCGCATGAGGTGGGTGCGCACCACGCGTCGCTCCGTGAGCAGGTCCGAGAGCGCCGCCGGTGCGAAGGCACGCAGTCGTGACCAGAGTCCGACGAACGGTTCCTGCGGCTCCTGCGCCTGCAGGCCGCCGAGGTGGGCGACGGCGTCGAGGACCGGGAGGTCGGCACGGTCGAGCAGTGCCTGCCGGGCGAGCGTGGCGCGGTTGAGCGCCCGGGTGTCGAGCACGGTCATGGGATCAGAACCTCCCGGCGCGGCGCGGGGTGGTGGCACCGGCGGGGCGGGGGTGACTGCTCACGGTCGCGTCCTGTCTTCTTTGCGGTGGTCGGCGGGCGGGCGTCGTGGCCCGGCCGGGTGGCGGACGTCCGCCACCCGGCCCCGAGCGGTCAGGACGCGTCGTACCCGCTCACCACGTCCAGGACCCAGGTGACGCCGAACCTGTCGCGCAGCATCCCGTAGAGCGGTGCCCACCGCGCTGCCGCCAGCGGCTGCAGGACGGTCGCGCCGTCGGACAGCTTCTTCCAGTACGTGGTGATCTCCTCGGCGCTCTCGCCGCGGACCGAGACGAAGAAGGCGTTCTCGCCCTGGTTCCACGGCAGGCGGGCGGGCACGTCGTAGGCCATCACGCACAGGCCGCTGTCGGCGGACACCTGGCCCCACATGACCTGTTCGGCCTCGGAGGGGTCCTGGACGTTCCCGGCGTCCCGGTAGGTCACCGCGGCCACGTCGCCGCCGAACACGGACTGGTAGAAGGTGAGCGCCTCGCGGGCGTCACCACGGAAGTTCAGGTGGGTCACGGCTTTGACGGACACGAAGGGCTCCTCGCCTCGGGGCACGGTCGGACGGCCCGCCTCGGCGGGACCGCCGGCGGGGCCGGTCCGGCCCCGCGGTTCCCACGTTGGCGTAGGTAGCGGCCAGGGGGTGTCCTCTTCTTCCGGCAGCATGGGAGGCATGCAGAAGACCTCAGCACGGCTGCTGTCGTTGCTCTCCCTGCTCCAGGCGCGCCGGGACTGGCCCGGAGCGGTGCTCGCCGAGCGGCT
This region of Streptomyces ambofaciens ATCC 23877 genomic DNA includes:
- a CDS encoding winged helix DNA-binding domain-containing protein, whose protein sequence is MTVLDTRALNRATLARQALLDRADLPVLDAVAHLGGLQAQEPQEPFVGLWSRLRAFAPAALSDLLTERRVVRTHLMRRTVHLVTADDVLAWRSRHDAMLRGRVLGTYRRELEGVDLDELAAAGRAVMSDGEPRSMSELARAVAGGRPGPAPRALGEMLVAALIPMAQLPPRGLWRTRAGVRNLPLSAWLGRDIDPPSPPGSDPVGQTLVRRYLAAFGPAGSADLRAWCGLAGLPAAVAAVRGELVAFRDERGRELLDLPDAPRPDPATPAPVRFLPAFDNALLGYQDRGRIVDDAHRGLSVAGARVALVDGRVAATWTVEAGTVTVTPLRRFSRAERTTVAEEGQALASFLSDGESDGVRVTESSG
- a CDS encoding VOC family protein; translation: MSVKAVTHLNFRGDAREALTFYQSVFGGDVAAVTYRDAGNVQDPSEAEQVMWGQVSADSGLCVMAYDVPARLPWNQGENAFFVSVRGESAEEITTYWKKLSDGATVLQPLAAARWAPLYGMLRDRFGVTWVLDVVSGYDAS